Proteins found in one Arcobacter sp. CECT 8983 genomic segment:
- a CDS encoding NADH-quinone oxidoreductase subunit I: protein MGIKIVERHGKSLKDRLYIPAIMGGMKTTFRHFRENLSDVSNLKTMQYPEVQPDDITDRYRGVHRLTKWEDESEKCVACYMCATACPAQCIFIDAEERFDGKAEKRPKEFKIDLLECVYCGYCVEACPCDAIRMDTGIFSFTGDKREDFVVDKNYLMSNERSKDFDDE, encoded by the coding sequence ATGGGAATTAAAATTGTAGAAAGACACGGAAAGTCTCTAAAAGATAGATTATATATCCCTGCTATAATGGGTGGTATGAAGACTACTTTTAGACACTTTAGAGAAAATTTGAGTGACGTTTCAAATCTTAAAACAATGCAGTACCCTGAAGTTCAACCTGATGATATCACAGATAGATATAGAGGTGTACACAGACTTACTAAATGGGAAGATGAAAGTGAAAAGTGTGTTGCTTGTTATATGTGTGCTACTGCTTGTCCTGCTCAATGTATTTTTATTGATGCAGAAGAAAGATTTGATGGTAAAGCTGAAAAAAGACCAAAAGAATTCAAAATTGACCTTCTAGAGTGTGTATACTGTGGATACTGTGTAGAAGCTTGTCCTTGTGATGCTATTAGAATGGACACTGGAATCTTTAGTTTTACAGGTGATAAAAGAGAAGATTTCGTTGTTGATAAAAATTACCTAATGAGCAATGAAAGATCAAAGGATTTTGATGATGAGTGA
- a CDS encoding citrate synthase, giving the protein MAKNTFTLTDNRNGKSYEYDVLSGTRGPDVLDIRTFYKDSGMFTYDPGYTSTASCESKITFIDGENSELRYRGYPIQELAGKKSYLDVCHLLMMGKLPSEEESKAFDLEIRHRSFLNEGIIRLFDALPDGAHPMATMGAATMALSAFYKDHLHLEDEEQFKTMRRRILAKMPTIAAMAYRNSIGTPLIYPDVNKYFTENFLYMLRAYPNGSMKYLGDGKNDEIKQVEVDALDAILTLHADHEQNASTTTVRNVGSTEAHPYVAIASGISALWGSAHGGANEKVMDQLRLIGDVKNVPTYIAKAKDKNDPFRLMGFGHRVYKNRDPRAETLKLLQDQLREELNLDSKLLDVAAAVEEAALSDDYFKDRGLYPNIDFYSGVILTALKIPVEMFTPIFVIGRIPGWISQWSELKQDPAAKIARPRQLYTGK; this is encoded by the coding sequence ATGGCAAAGAATACTTTTACACTAACGGATAACAGAAATGGTAAATCTTATGAGTATGATGTTTTAAGTGGTACAAGAGGACCAGATGTATTAGATATTAGAACTTTCTATAAAGATTCTGGAATGTTTACTTATGACCCTGGATATACTTCAACTGCATCTTGTGAATCAAAAATCACATTTATTGATGGAGAAAATTCTGAATTAAGATATAGAGGTTACCCTATTCAAGAACTTGCTGGTAAAAAATCTTACCTAGATGTTTGTCACCTTCTAATGATGGGAAAACTTCCAAGTGAAGAAGAGTCTAAAGCTTTTGATTTAGAAATTAGACATAGATCATTTTTAAATGAAGGTATTATTAGACTATTTGATGCATTACCAGATGGAGCTCACCCAATGGCAACTATGGGTGCTGCAACAATGGCATTATCTGCATTTTATAAAGACCATTTACATTTAGAAGATGAAGAACAATTCAAAACAATGAGAAGAAGAATTTTAGCTAAAATGCCTACAATTGCAGCAATGGCTTATAGAAATTCAATTGGTACTCCATTAATTTATCCAGATGTAAATAAATATTTCACAGAAAACTTCTTATATATGTTAAGAGCTTATCCAAATGGAAGTATGAAATACTTAGGTGATGGTAAAAATGATGAAATTAAACAAGTTGAAGTTGATGCATTAGATGCTATTTTAACTTTACATGCTGATCACGAACAAAATGCTTCTACTACTACAGTTAGAAATGTTGGGTCAACAGAAGCACATCCATATGTTGCAATTGCTTCTGGTATCTCTGCATTATGGGGTTCTGCTCATGGTGGAGCGAATGAAAAAGTTATGGATCAATTAAGATTAATTGGTGATGTAAAAAATGTACCTACTTATATTGCTAAAGCAAAAGATAAAAATGATCCATTTAGATTAATGGGATTCGGACACAGAGTTTATAAAAATAGAGACCCTAGAGCTGAAACACTTAAATTATTACAAGATCAATTAAGAGAAGAATTAAACTTAGATTCTAAGTTATTAGACGTAGCTGCAGCAGTTGAAGAAGCAGCATTAAGTGATGATTACTTCAAAGATAGAGGATTATATCCAAATATTGACTTCTACTCAGGTGTTATTTTAACTGCACTTAAGATTCCTGTAGAGATGTTTACTCCTATTTTTGTTATTGGAAGAATTCCAGGATGGATTTCTCAATGGTCAGAATTAAAACAAGATCCAGCAGCTAAAATTGCTAGACCAAGACAACTATATACAGGTAAGTAA
- a CDS encoding 2Fe-2S iron-sulfur cluster-binding protein translates to MSELVKFSVNGEEHEAKKGSLLIDTLLDRDIHIPHFCYHQALGKDGNCRMCMVEIEGQKRPQIACDTPVKEGMIVRTKGENIEKVRRDILELELINHPIDCPTCDQAGECKLQDYYMESGFYESRVNVNQKVTARKRVDLGSNVMLDQERCVLCTRCVRFCSEITGTNELGVISRADHSVIGTFPGKPLDNPYAMNVVDICPVGALTSKDFRFKQRVWFMESFDAICNGCSMGCNIHVDHRKEKYKDDQIFRFRPRVNRDVNGWFICDEGRLSYKNEEENRFTTSLINSTETDFSNTIASVYKILTEKKDILFVLDPSLSLEEMQNTVKLAEAVKAEITGYSPQYIDESFADDYLRKSDKSPNRASFKELNINESEEDFKNKIAKAKTVIILNNNYFDQNLEILEGKTVISCFSHNCLTISKSNVAIPISSFYEKSGTYINFEGKKQKVISKLNKDKPMESVSSIIEHIKSMVEKGSL, encoded by the coding sequence ATGAGTGAATTAGTTAAATTTTCAGTAAATGGGGAAGAACATGAAGCAAAAAAGGGTAGTCTTTTAATAGATACTCTTTTAGATCGTGATATTCATATTCCTCATTTTTGTTACCATCAAGCCCTTGGGAAAGATGGTAACTGTAGAATGTGTATGGTAGAAATTGAAGGTCAAAAAAGACCGCAAATTGCTTGTGATACTCCAGTTAAAGAAGGTATGATTGTAAGAACAAAAGGTGAAAATATTGAAAAAGTAAGAAGAGATATTTTAGAACTTGAACTTATTAATCACCCAATTGACTGTCCTACATGTGACCAAGCAGGAGAATGTAAACTGCAAGATTATTACATGGAGTCTGGATTCTATGAATCAAGAGTAAATGTAAATCAAAAAGTTACTGCAAGAAAAAGAGTTGATTTAGGTTCTAATGTAATGTTAGACCAAGAAAGATGTGTGCTTTGTACAAGATGTGTTAGATTTTGTTCAGAAATCACTGGTACAAATGAACTTGGTGTTATTTCTAGAGCAGATCACTCTGTAATTGGTACATTCCCAGGGAAACCACTTGACAATCCATATGCAATGAATGTTGTTGATATTTGTCCTGTTGGAGCTCTTACTTCTAAAGACTTTAGATTTAAACAAAGAGTTTGGTTTATGGAATCTTTTGATGCAATTTGTAATGGTTGTTCTATGGGATGTAATATCCATGTAGACCATAGAAAAGAAAAATATAAAGATGACCAAATCTTTAGATTTAGACCAAGAGTAAATAGAGATGTAAATGGTTGGTTTATTTGTGATGAAGGTAGACTTTCATACAAAAATGAAGAAGAAAATAGATTTACAACTTCTTTAATTAACTCTACAGAAACTGATTTTAGTAATACGATTGCTAGTGTATATAAAATATTAACAGAGAAAAAAGATATTCTTTTTGTATTAGATCCATCATTATCTTTAGAAGAAATGCAAAATACAGTTAAATTAGCTGAAGCTGTAAAAGCTGAGATTACTGGTTATTCACCACAATATATTGATGAAAGTTTTGCAGATGATTATTTAAGAAAAAGTGATAAAAGTCCAAACAGAGCATCTTTTAAAGAATTAAACATTAATGAATCAGAAGAAGATTTTAAAAATAAAATTGCAAAAGCTAAAACTGTAATTATATTAAATAATAACTACTTCGATCAAAACTTAGAGATTTTAGAAGGTAAAACTGTTATTTCTTGTTTCTCTCATAACTGTTTAACAATTTCAAAATCTAATGTAGCTATTCCTATTTCATCATTCTATGAAAAAAGTGGTACTTACATTAACTTTGAAGGTAAAAAACAAAAAGTTATTTCTAAACTTAATAAAGATAAACCAATGGAATCAGTATCTTCAATTATTGAACATATTAAATCTATGGTTGAAAAAGGTAGCCTATGA
- a CDS encoding complex I subunit 1 family protein, translated as MSTAAIVIIIVNILLAKILSVGTTPIMVWWERRVAGFIQDRTGPNRCDIGGIRLGGLIQAIADMLKLVFKEDFTPSHIKEKFLYTIAPALVFICSFLTMAVIPFADNLVIDGESFMMQAIPTQLGIMWFLAFAGLSVFGIILGGYSSQNKYGLLGGIRASAQVISYEAAMGLSIISILLTYGSINLNDMVQAQGDTFFGIIPSWGIFMQPLAALIFIVTAFAETNRTPFDIAEGESEIVAGYHTEYSAMRFGLFQVGEYAAMSASSAIIVTLFLGGYHIPWMDTATIQSNINYVILAIVILLPIKAYLFAKWMNKNYDWLDANDKRHREKNILIRGFWLLAIVISAVLIMFLVTGLGENGVNIATAVIQIGTFVVKFLLMNLVFIWIRWTLLRFRYDQLQMLGWKVLIPLAILNIVITATFIVVTGS; from the coding sequence ATGAGTACAGCTGCAATAGTAATTATTATAGTAAACATTCTTCTTGCTAAAATTTTATCAGTTGGTACTACACCAATTATGGTTTGGTGGGAAAGAAGAGTTGCTGGTTTTATTCAAGATAGAACAGGTCCAAATAGATGTGACATTGGAGGAATTAGACTTGGTGGTTTAATTCAAGCAATCGCAGATATGTTAAAACTTGTATTTAAAGAAGACTTTACTCCTTCACATATTAAAGAGAAATTTCTTTATACAATTGCACCAGCACTTGTATTTATCTGTTCATTTTTAACAATGGCAGTTATTCCTTTTGCAGATAACTTAGTTATTGATGGTGAAAGTTTTATGATGCAAGCTATTCCAACTCAACTTGGAATTATGTGGTTCTTAGCATTTGCAGGTCTATCAGTATTTGGTATTATTTTAGGTGGTTATTCATCACAAAATAAATATGGATTATTAGGTGGTATTAGAGCTTCAGCGCAAGTTATCTCTTATGAAGCAGCAATGGGACTATCTATTATTTCTATTTTATTAACATATGGTTCAATCAACTTAAATGATATGGTACAAGCACAAGGTGATACTTTCTTTGGAATTATTCCTTCATGGGGTATCTTTATGCAGCCACTTGCAGCTTTAATCTTTATTGTTACTGCATTTGCTGAAACAAACAGAACACCATTTGATATTGCGGAAGGTGAGTCTGAGATTGTTGCTGGTTATCACACTGAGTATTCTGCTATGAGATTTGGTCTTTTCCAAGTTGGTGAATATGCAGCAATGAGTGCATCATCTGCAATTATTGTTACTTTATTCTTAGGTGGATATCATATTCCATGGATGGATACAGCAACTATTCAAAGTAACATCAACTATGTTATCTTAGCTATTGTAATTTTATTACCAATTAAAGCATACCTTTTTGCTAAATGGATGAATAAAAACTATGATTGGTTAGATGCTAATGATAAAAGACATAGAGAAAAGAATATTTTAATTAGAGGATTCTGGTTACTTGCAATTGTTATCTCTGCTGTTTTAATTATGTTCTTAGTTACAGGACTTGGTGAAAATGGTGTTAATATTGCAACAGCAGTTATCCAAATTGGTACATTTGTAGTTAAATTTTTACTTATGAACTTAGTATTCATCTGGATTAGATGGACTCTATTAAGATTTAGATATGACCAATTACAAATGTTAGGATGGAAAGTTCTTATTCCATTAGCGATATTAAATATTGTAATAACAGCAACATTTATTGTTGTGACAGGAAGTTAA
- the nuoE gene encoding NAD(P)H-dependent oxidoreductase subunit E codes for MGKFKYTEANEKEFARIAKKYPKIDAMMLPALWLVQEQEGWVSPDAMIFVADKLGKTPIEVYEFATFYTMFNLKPIGTYHIELCKTLSCMVMGAPELKKFVKDTLGIGPGETSEDGKFHFSEVECQGACGGAPMIALNNQYHENMSVDKLKKIIEECK; via the coding sequence ATGGGTAAATTTAAATATACAGAAGCAAATGAAAAAGAGTTTGCAAGAATTGCTAAAAAGTATCCAAAAATTGATGCGATGATGTTACCTGCTTTATGGCTTGTACAAGAACAAGAAGGTTGGGTAAGTCCTGATGCAATGATTTTTGTAGCAGATAAGTTAGGAAAAACTCCAATTGAAGTTTATGAATTTGCAACATTCTATACAATGTTTAATTTAAAACCAATTGGAACATACCACATCGAGTTATGTAAAACTCTTTCTTGTATGGTAATGGGTGCTCCTGAACTTAAGAAATTTGTAAAAGATACTTTAGGTATTGGTCCTGGTGAAACAAGTGAAGATGGAAAATTCCACTTTTCTGAAGTTGAGTGTCAAGGAGCTTGTGGTGGTGCACCAATGATTGCATTAAATAATCAATACCATGAAAACATGTCTGTTGATAAACTTAAAAAGATTATTGAGGAGTGTAAGTAA
- a CDS encoding NADH-quinone oxidoreductase subunit J — MSDLIFVALSIFAIVGAVMMLFFRKPMYSALGLLVSILAVAGLFALLNATFLFMVQIIVYAGAIMTLILFLLMFLNIKEEHLPKEPKKYLLIGIGAAIMIPFNVVILKAVSKLPEADMNIIANSTFGDIKPVGALLYNDWILAFELISILLLVALVGSIVLAKRKKSNKENA; from the coding sequence ATGAGTGATTTAATATTTGTAGCACTTAGTATTTTTGCTATAGTTGGTGCAGTAATGATGCTATTCTTTAGAAAACCAATGTACTCAGCACTTGGATTATTAGTTTCTATTTTAGCTGTAGCAGGTCTGTTTGCACTATTAAATGCAACATTCTTGTTTATGGTACAAATTATTGTTTATGCTGGTGCAATTATGACACTGATTCTATTTTTACTTATGTTTCTTAATATTAAAGAAGAGCATCTTCCAAAAGAGCCTAAGAAGTATTTATTAATTGGAATTGGTGCAGCAATAATGATTCCTTTTAATGTTGTTATTTTAAAAGCAGTATCAAAGCTTCCAGAAGCTGATATGAATATTATTGCTAATAGCACTTTTGGTGATATTAAACCAGTTGGTGCTTTATTATATAATGATTGGATTTTAGCATTCGAATTAATTTCGATTCTTCTATTAGTTGCGCTTGTTGGTTCAATTGTTTTAGCAAAAAGAAAAAAATCTAATAAGGAGAATGCATGA
- the nuoF gene encoding NADH-quinone oxidoreductase subunit NuoF, whose product MAVELVKIVSKNFDIPDSHKLEVALKHGRYESIDKAFSMQPDEITEEVCKSGLRGKGGGGAACGPKWKLMPPVDERPRYLIVNGDESEPGTFKDRQIFQYDPHLLIEGIICSSYAIGAHDAYIYIRGEYKWFIDRLNEAIEEAYTHGIIGEKVMNKYDYRIDITVHRGGGAYICGEKSALIESIEGKRGHPRLKPHGKECEWFYGMPATVNNVETISSVPNIVLNGFESYTKWGTEKAPGTMLFAMSGPVKNPGVYELQYGEKMLDVINDIGGGMKDGLKLKAVIPGGASCPILTAEEVEKAYLDYESMWDIGSTLGTGGMMIIPEGTSMVEVAKNLIEFYHHESCGQCTPCREGTGWIDKTIKKILEGNGSDEDINTILDVCVTMNGKTICVFAPAVKDIIQSIVEKYRHEFVEYFKS is encoded by the coding sequence ATGGCAGTTGAATTAGTAAAAATTGTTAGTAAAAACTTTGACATTCCAGATTCTCATAAACTTGAAGTTGCTTTAAAACATGGAAGATATGAGTCTATTGACAAAGCATTTTCTATGCAACCAGATGAGATTACAGAAGAAGTTTGTAAAAGTGGACTTAGAGGTAAAGGTGGTGGTGGTGCCGCTTGTGGACCAAAATGGAAATTAATGCCACCAGTTGATGAAAGACCTAGATACTTAATTGTAAATGGAGATGAATCTGAACCTGGAACATTTAAAGATAGACAAATTTTCCAATATGACCCGCACTTATTAATTGAAGGAATTATTTGTTCTTCGTATGCAATTGGTGCACATGATGCATATATTTATATTAGAGGTGAATATAAATGGTTCATCGATAGATTAAATGAAGCAATTGAAGAAGCATATACGCACGGAATCATTGGTGAAAAAGTAATGAACAAATACGATTATAGAATTGACATTACTGTTCACAGAGGTGGTGGAGCTTATATTTGTGGAGAAAAATCTGCTTTAATTGAATCAATTGAAGGTAAAAGAGGACATCCAAGACTTAAACCACATGGAAAAGAGTGTGAATGGTTCTATGGAATGCCTGCAACTGTAAACAATGTTGAAACAATTTCATCTGTTCCAAATATTGTATTAAACGGGTTTGAATCATATACAAAATGGGGTACTGAAAAAGCTCCAGGAACAATGCTATTTGCAATGAGTGGTCCTGTAAAAAACCCTGGAGTTTATGAACTTCAATATGGTGAAAAAATGCTTGATGTTATTAATGACATCGGTGGAGGTATGAAAGATGGACTTAAGTTAAAAGCAGTAATTCCTGGTGGAGCTTCTTGCCCAATTTTAACTGCCGAAGAAGTTGAGAAAGCATATTTAGATTATGAATCTATGTGGGATATTGGTTCAACACTTGGTACTGGTGGAATGATGATTATTCCAGAAGGTACTTCAATGGTTGAAGTTGCTAAAAACTTAATTGAGTTTTATCACCATGAGTCTTGTGGACAATGTACTCCTTGTAGAGAAGGAACTGGTTGGATTGATAAAACTATTAAAAAAATTCTAGAAGGTAATGGTTCAGATGAGGACATTAATACTATTTTAGATGTATGTGTAACAATGAATGGAAAAACTATTTGTGTATTTGCACCAGCAGTTAAAGATATTATCCAAAGCATTGTTGAAAAATATAGACACGAATTCGTTGAATACTTTAAAAGCTAA